A genome region from Microplitis demolitor isolate Queensland-Clemson2020A chromosome 1, iyMicDemo2.1a, whole genome shotgun sequence includes the following:
- the LOC103576445 gene encoding fasciclin-3 isoform X3: MCSIMKKEQLSIMRIIVGSFAVLLLVSAVQGNAENVVEIVPRGQVAVRVGESLRIMCRVGQPVQFCRVEIPSQRSMVLQPNQNANDGIEYYGEGLQTGQCGVYIHHVKEEYNGTFKCGIITNGNRQEINNSLDIIVAKPPKHIQLLLSPGRLSGRDIYKNGEKLEISCSALAGRPAANVSLYLDDQPLGRDFEPTVYNTNVNDESLSVQNVSYALKWSDNGKMIRCVAQHIALDRPQETKRQLEVHFAPQPLPTVELFGYAIGRPGTINVTLNAHPRPRFTWYINGEKINEGSPDASNRLQSSTAVEVAKGVYQVELKIDSVQKSDTEKEYKLEARNDEGAEEYRIRLSTSAEPEGVDLDAGYIIGIVVGILVILLLAFLIIFARATGRWCFAARRRGDEEAAGNAGAGSEAHITPGDDDDDDHNDQHIIDEKIPHGGQENPIHASTEYVNGRTEIKDIKRKDEKTDTPV; this comes from the exons gAAACGCAGAGAACGTAGTTGAAATAGTGCCAAGAGGACAAGTTGCTGTTCGAGTTGGCGAAAGCTTGAGAATCATGTGCCGAGTTGGGCAGCCGGTTCAATTTTGTCGAGTTGAAATTCCTAGTCAAAGAAGCATGGTTTTGCAACCGAATCAGAATGCAAATGACGGCATTGAGTATTACGGAGAAGGATTGCAGACTGGACAATGTGGTGTTTATATTCATCATGTTAAAGAAGAATATAATGGTACATTCAAGTGTGGTATTATTACTAACGGTAATCGACAGGAAATTAACAATAGTTTGGACATCATCGTTGCca aaccACCAAAACACATTCAATTGCTATTGAGTCCTGGAAGACTATCTGGCAGAGATATTTACAAAAACGGAGAGAAACTTGAAATAAGTTGCAGCGCATTAGCCGGTCGTCCTGCTGCCAATGTATCTTTATATCTGG ATGATCAACCACTGGGGAGAGACTTCGAGCCAACTGTTTACAATACAAACGTCAACGACGAGTCGCTTTCTGTCCAAAATGTTTCTTATGCTCTCAAGTGGAGTGACAACGGGAAAATGATTAGATGCGTAGCCCAACACATTGCTTTGGACCGACCACAGGAAACTAAACGTCAGCTTGAAGTTCAct ttgCACCCCAACCACTTCCGACTGTCGAATTATTCGGCTACGCAATTGGTCGTCCAGGAACAATAAACGTAACATTGAATGCCCATCCACGACCACGTTTCACCTGGTACATAAACGgcgaaaaaataaacgaaGGAAGCCCAGATGCGAGCAATCGCTTGCAATCATCAACTGCCGTTGAagtg GCCAAAGGCGTGTATCAAGTTGAACTTAAGATCGACAGTGTACAAAAGTCTGATACGgaaaaagaatataaattgGAAGCACGTAATGATGAAGGAGCTGAAGAATATCGTATTCGACTTTCAACGAGTGCTGAACCTgaag GAGTTGATTTAGATGCAGGATACATTATCGGAATCGTTGTAGGAATTTTAGTGATACTCTTACTCGccttcttgataattttcgccCGAGCGACTGGACGCTGGTGTTTTGCAG CGAGACGACGTGGTGATGAAGAAGCTGCGGGTAATGCTGGTGCCGGAAGTGAAGCTCACATAACACCTGGTGATGATGACGACGATGACCACAATGATCAGCATATTATTGACGAAAAAATACCACACGGTGGTCAAGAGAATCCAATTCATGCCAGCACTGAGTACGTTAATGGACGCACCGAAATCAAGGATATCAAGAGAAAGGATGAAAAAACCGACACTccagtataa
- the LOC103576445 gene encoding fasciclin-3 isoform X2, which translates to MCSIMKKEQLSIMRIIVGSFAVLLLVSAVQGNAENVVEIVPRGQVAVRVGESLRIMCRVGQPVQFCRVEIPSQRSMVLQPNQNANDGIEYYGEGLQTGQCGVYIHHVKEEYNGTFKCGIITNGNRQEINNSLDIIVAKPPKHIQLLLSPGRLSGRDIYKNGEKLEISCSALAGRPAANVSLYLDDQPLGRDFEPTVYNTNVNDESLSVQNVSYALKWSDNGKMIRCVAQHIALDRPQETKRQLEVHFAPQPLPTVELFGYAIGRPGTINVTLNAHPRPRFTWYINGEKINEGSPDASNRLQSSTAVEVAKGVYQVELKIDSVQKSDTEKEYKLEARNDEGAEEYRIRLSTSAEPEGVDLDAGYIIGIVVGILVILLLAFLIIFARATGRWCFAGGLTTRNIGESSDTESAGRYSRTEVDAGSSGRPRRPKIMLTQLFRRNKDKVSGSDTDTMKTVVTVDDEKIPESNGEKVNPEGGLVYAELDLTPREPNPTPPRRVSEDKTEYAEILYTKTDGTEEPTVKN; encoded by the exons gAAACGCAGAGAACGTAGTTGAAATAGTGCCAAGAGGACAAGTTGCTGTTCGAGTTGGCGAAAGCTTGAGAATCATGTGCCGAGTTGGGCAGCCGGTTCAATTTTGTCGAGTTGAAATTCCTAGTCAAAGAAGCATGGTTTTGCAACCGAATCAGAATGCAAATGACGGCATTGAGTATTACGGAGAAGGATTGCAGACTGGACAATGTGGTGTTTATATTCATCATGTTAAAGAAGAATATAATGGTACATTCAAGTGTGGTATTATTACTAACGGTAATCGACAGGAAATTAACAATAGTTTGGACATCATCGTTGCca aaccACCAAAACACATTCAATTGCTATTGAGTCCTGGAAGACTATCTGGCAGAGATATTTACAAAAACGGAGAGAAACTTGAAATAAGTTGCAGCGCATTAGCCGGTCGTCCTGCTGCCAATGTATCTTTATATCTGG ATGATCAACCACTGGGGAGAGACTTCGAGCCAACTGTTTACAATACAAACGTCAACGACGAGTCGCTTTCTGTCCAAAATGTTTCTTATGCTCTCAAGTGGAGTGACAACGGGAAAATGATTAGATGCGTAGCCCAACACATTGCTTTGGACCGACCACAGGAAACTAAACGTCAGCTTGAAGTTCAct ttgCACCCCAACCACTTCCGACTGTCGAATTATTCGGCTACGCAATTGGTCGTCCAGGAACAATAAACGTAACATTGAATGCCCATCCACGACCACGTTTCACCTGGTACATAAACGgcgaaaaaataaacgaaGGAAGCCCAGATGCGAGCAATCGCTTGCAATCATCAACTGCCGTTGAagtg GCCAAAGGCGTGTATCAAGTTGAACTTAAGATCGACAGTGTACAAAAGTCTGATACGgaaaaagaatataaattgGAAGCACGTAATGATGAAGGAGCTGAAGAATATCGTATTCGACTTTCAACGAGTGCTGAACCTgaag GAGTTGATTTAGATGCAGGATACATTATCGGAATCGTTGTAGGAATTTTAGTGATACTCTTACTCGccttcttgataattttcgccCGAGCGACTGGACGCTGGTGTTTTGCAG GTGGTTTAACAACAAGGAATATCGGCGAATC AAGCGATACTGAAAGTGCTGGACGTTACTCGAGGACTGAGGTGGATGCGGGTAGTTCTGGAAGACCAAGAAGACCTAAAATTATGCTCACCCAACTTTTCCGGCGGAATAAGGACAAAGTTTCTGGTTCTGACACTGATACAATGAAGACTGTTGTTACTGTTGAtgatgaaaaa ATTCCCGAATCAAATGGCGAAAAAGTAAACCCAGAAGGCGGTCTCGTCTATGCAGAATTAGATTTAACACCACGAGAACCAAATCCTACTCCACCACGACGTGTCAGTGAAGATAAAACTGAGTACGCTGAAATCTTATACACTAAAACAGATGGCACCGAAGAACcgacagttaaaaattaa
- the LOC103576445 gene encoding fasciclin-3 isoform X1, whose product MCSIMKKEQLSIMRIIVGSFAVLLLVSAVQGNAENVVEIVPRGQVAVRVGESLRIMCRVGQPVQFCRVEIPSQRSMVLQPNQNANDGIEYYGEGLQTGQCGVYIHHVKEEYNGTFKCGIITNGNRQEINNSLDIIVAKPPKHIQLLLSPGRLSGRDIYKNGEKLEISCSALAGRPAANVSLYLDDQPLGRDFEPTVYNTNVNDESLSVQNVSYALKWSDNGKMIRCVAQHIALDRPQETKRQLEVHFAPQPLPTVELFGYAIGRPGTINVTLNAHPRPRFTWYINGEKINEGSPDASNRLQSSTAVEVAKGVYQVELKIDSVQKSDTEKEYKLEARNDEGAEEYRIRLSTSAEPEGVDLDAGYIIGIVVGILVILLLAFLIIFARATGRWCFAGGLTTRNIGESDIADPAASIRLLRFYKPKTDASIGQRSDTESAGRYSRTEVDAGSSGRPRRPKIMLTQLFRRNKDKVSGSDTDTMKTVVTVDDEKIPESNGEKVNPEGGLVYAELDLTPREPNPTPPRRVSEDKTEYAEILYTKTDGTEEPTVKN is encoded by the exons gAAACGCAGAGAACGTAGTTGAAATAGTGCCAAGAGGACAAGTTGCTGTTCGAGTTGGCGAAAGCTTGAGAATCATGTGCCGAGTTGGGCAGCCGGTTCAATTTTGTCGAGTTGAAATTCCTAGTCAAAGAAGCATGGTTTTGCAACCGAATCAGAATGCAAATGACGGCATTGAGTATTACGGAGAAGGATTGCAGACTGGACAATGTGGTGTTTATATTCATCATGTTAAAGAAGAATATAATGGTACATTCAAGTGTGGTATTATTACTAACGGTAATCGACAGGAAATTAACAATAGTTTGGACATCATCGTTGCca aaccACCAAAACACATTCAATTGCTATTGAGTCCTGGAAGACTATCTGGCAGAGATATTTACAAAAACGGAGAGAAACTTGAAATAAGTTGCAGCGCATTAGCCGGTCGTCCTGCTGCCAATGTATCTTTATATCTGG ATGATCAACCACTGGGGAGAGACTTCGAGCCAACTGTTTACAATACAAACGTCAACGACGAGTCGCTTTCTGTCCAAAATGTTTCTTATGCTCTCAAGTGGAGTGACAACGGGAAAATGATTAGATGCGTAGCCCAACACATTGCTTTGGACCGACCACAGGAAACTAAACGTCAGCTTGAAGTTCAct ttgCACCCCAACCACTTCCGACTGTCGAATTATTCGGCTACGCAATTGGTCGTCCAGGAACAATAAACGTAACATTGAATGCCCATCCACGACCACGTTTCACCTGGTACATAAACGgcgaaaaaataaacgaaGGAAGCCCAGATGCGAGCAATCGCTTGCAATCATCAACTGCCGTTGAagtg GCCAAAGGCGTGTATCAAGTTGAACTTAAGATCGACAGTGTACAAAAGTCTGATACGgaaaaagaatataaattgGAAGCACGTAATGATGAAGGAGCTGAAGAATATCGTATTCGACTTTCAACGAGTGCTGAACCTgaag GAGTTGATTTAGATGCAGGATACATTATCGGAATCGTTGTAGGAATTTTAGTGATACTCTTACTCGccttcttgataattttcgccCGAGCGACTGGACGCTGGTGTTTTGCAG GTGGTTTAACAACAAGGAATATCGGCGAATC AGACATAGCTGATCCAGCAGCGAGTATTAGACTCCTTCGCTTCTACAAACCAAAAACAGACGCCAGTATCGGGCAAag AAGCGATACTGAAAGTGCTGGACGTTACTCGAGGACTGAGGTGGATGCGGGTAGTTCTGGAAGACCAAGAAGACCTAAAATTATGCTCACCCAACTTTTCCGGCGGAATAAGGACAAAGTTTCTGGTTCTGACACTGATACAATGAAGACTGTTGTTACTGTTGAtgatgaaaaa ATTCCCGAATCAAATGGCGAAAAAGTAAACCCAGAAGGCGGTCTCGTCTATGCAGAATTAGATTTAACACCACGAGAACCAAATCCTACTCCACCACGACGTGTCAGTGAAGATAAAACTGAGTACGCTGAAATCTTATACACTAAAACAGATGGCACCGAAGAACcgacagttaaaaattaa